The Streptomyces sp. Alt3 genome has a segment encoding these proteins:
- the macS gene encoding MacS family sensor histidine kinase: MARRERVVRMSVEQPLWRALTAYRVLTLAYAVLLAGFGREKYERPWVALAFLVFLALWTLVTLPRVANAANCTKRFLGLDLTVALTGILLTPLADFDAQHMDGPTLPSIWTAGSVLAFALKGGWRWAAFASTLVAVANIIERGEPSRDTFHNVVLVWVASIAIGYVVEVARASERTLARALEIEAATRERERLARDIHDSVLQVLAMVQRRGAALGGEAAELGRMAGEQEVALRTLVSSGLVPTTRVSEDSAEGAVVRAVDTDEAEGAESDLRALLAPHAGSRVTFAEPGAPVLLPGEAARELAAAVSAALDNVRVHAGPDAHAWILVEDEPDEVVVTVRDDGPGIPEGRLVQAEGEGRLGVALSIRGRLRDLGGTAELISVPGQGTEVELKVPKVSRGKAGSAR; the protein is encoded by the coding sequence ATGGCCAGGCGTGAACGGGTCGTACGGATGTCGGTCGAGCAGCCGCTGTGGCGGGCACTGACCGCTTACCGCGTGCTGACGCTGGCCTACGCGGTGCTGCTCGCGGGCTTCGGCCGCGAGAAGTACGAGCGGCCCTGGGTAGCCCTGGCCTTCCTGGTCTTCCTCGCCCTCTGGACGCTCGTCACCCTGCCCAGGGTGGCCAACGCCGCGAACTGCACCAAGCGCTTCCTCGGCCTTGACCTCACGGTCGCACTGACCGGGATCCTGCTGACCCCGCTCGCCGACTTCGACGCCCAGCACATGGACGGCCCGACGCTCCCGTCGATCTGGACCGCCGGCTCCGTCCTCGCCTTCGCGCTCAAGGGCGGCTGGCGATGGGCGGCCTTCGCCTCCACCCTCGTCGCCGTCGCCAACATCATCGAGCGGGGCGAGCCCAGCAGGGACACCTTCCACAACGTGGTGCTGGTCTGGGTCGCCTCCATCGCCATCGGCTACGTCGTCGAGGTGGCCCGCGCCAGTGAACGCACCCTGGCCCGCGCCCTGGAGATCGAGGCCGCGACCCGGGAGCGTGAGCGGCTCGCCCGCGACATCCACGACAGCGTCCTCCAGGTCCTGGCCATGGTCCAGCGACGCGGCGCGGCCCTGGGCGGCGAAGCAGCCGAGCTCGGCCGGATGGCCGGGGAGCAGGAGGTCGCGCTGCGGACCCTGGTCTCCAGCGGCCTGGTGCCCACGACCCGGGTCTCCGAGGACAGCGCCGAGGGAGCGGTGGTCCGCGCGGTGGACACCGACGAGGCGGAGGGCGCCGAGTCCGACCTGCGCGCCCTGCTCGCCCCGCACGCCGGCTCCAGGGTCACCTTCGCCGAGCCCGGCGCCCCGGTGCTGCTCCCGGGAGAGGCGGCACGTGAGCTCGCCGCCGCGGTGAGCGCCGCGCTGGACAACGTCCGGGTCCACGCGGGCCCGGACGCCCACGCGTGGATCCTGGTGGAGGACGAGCCGGACGAGGTCGTCGTCACCGTCCGGGACGACGGCCCGGGCATCCCGGAGGGCAGGCTGGTGCAGGCGGAGGGGGAGGGCCGGCTCGGCGTCGCCCTGTCGATCCGCGGTCGGCTGCGCGACCTGGGCGGCACAGCAGAGCTGATCTCGGTACCCGGCCAGGGCACCGAGGTCGAGTTGAAGGTTCCGAAGGTTTCACGGGGGAAGGCAGGATCGGCCCGATGA
- a CDS encoding response regulator: MSTPNTQESEERAIRVMVVDDHPMWRDAVARDLAESGFDVVATAGDGPGAVRRARAAVPDVLVLDLNLPGMPGVQVCKELVGSQPGLRVLVLSASGEHADVLEAVKSGATGYLLKSASTQELTDAVRATAAGDPVFTPGLAGLVLGEYRRLASDPAPAAPDQPKVPQLTDRETEVLRLVAKGLSYKQIAERLVISHRTVQNHVQNTLGKLQLHNRVELVRYAIEAGLDDA; the protein is encoded by the coding sequence ATGAGTACACCGAACACGCAGGAGTCCGAGGAGCGGGCCATCAGGGTGATGGTCGTCGACGACCATCCGATGTGGCGGGACGCCGTCGCCCGCGATCTGGCCGAGTCCGGTTTCGACGTGGTCGCGACCGCCGGGGACGGCCCGGGGGCCGTTCGCCGTGCCCGCGCCGCCGTGCCCGACGTCCTGGTGCTCGACCTGAATCTGCCGGGTATGCCCGGCGTCCAGGTCTGCAAGGAACTCGTCGGTTCGCAGCCCGGGCTGCGCGTCCTGGTGCTCTCCGCCAGCGGGGAGCACGCCGACGTGCTGGAGGCGGTGAAGTCCGGCGCCACCGGTTATCTGCTCAAGTCGGCCAGCACCCAGGAGCTGACCGACGCGGTGCGCGCCACCGCTGCGGGCGACCCGGTCTTCACACCTGGCCTCGCCGGCCTCGTCCTCGGCGAGTACCGCAGGCTCGCCTCCGACCCGGCCCCCGCCGCGCCCGACCAGCCGAAGGTCCCGCAGCTCACCGACCGTGAGACCGAGGTCCTGCGACTGGTCGCCAAGGGGCTCTCGTACAAGCAGATCGCCGAGCGTCTGGTCATCTCCCACCGCACCGTGCAGAACCATGTCCAGAACACCCTGGGCAAGCTCCAGCTGCACAACCGGGTGGAGCTCGTGCGCTATGCCATCGAAGCGGGGCTCGACGACGCCTGA
- a CDS encoding 2-hydroxyacid dehydrogenase: MEILAFGVQSDEKPLIEKAFAGLHDVRCLDVFLTEDTAPIAAGYEIISTSVNADLGSRVLQTLAAGGTQMIAQRSTGFNNIDLDVAERLALRVARVSYYSPHSVAEFAWTLAMAVNRRIVRAVSRTRDFDFRLDGLLGRDMHGRTAGVLGTGKIGEAFARIAHGFGMNLLGWDVAENPACTALGMTYVDKEQLFAEADLISLHVPLLPATQHLIGAEALSAMKDDAILVNSSRGGLVDTRALVEELRAGRFTGVGLDVYEAEAGLFYVDKSVEGIDDDTLARLVTFPNVIVTSHQAYYTRDAVGQIIDATVQNVTDYLAGRRSDNVLVPALPPR; the protein is encoded by the coding sequence GTGGAAATCCTGGCATTCGGCGTGCAGTCCGACGAGAAGCCGCTGATCGAGAAGGCCTTCGCGGGTCTGCACGACGTCCGCTGCCTGGACGTCTTCCTCACCGAGGACACCGCACCGATCGCCGCGGGCTACGAGATCATCTCCACCAGCGTCAACGCCGACCTCGGAAGCAGGGTCCTGCAGACCCTCGCCGCGGGCGGCACGCAGATGATCGCCCAGCGCTCCACCGGCTTCAACAACATCGACCTCGACGTCGCCGAGCGGCTCGCCCTGCGCGTCGCCAGGGTCTCGTACTACTCGCCCCACTCGGTCGCCGAATTCGCCTGGACCCTGGCCATGGCCGTCAACCGCCGCATCGTCCGCGCGGTGAGCCGCACCCGTGACTTCGACTTCCGGCTCGACGGACTCCTCGGCCGTGACATGCACGGCCGCACGGCCGGTGTGCTCGGCACGGGGAAGATCGGCGAGGCGTTCGCCCGGATCGCCCACGGTTTCGGCATGAACCTGCTCGGCTGGGACGTCGCCGAGAACCCCGCCTGCACCGCGCTCGGCATGACCTACGTGGACAAGGAGCAGCTCTTCGCGGAGGCCGACCTGATCAGCCTCCACGTGCCGCTGCTCCCGGCCACGCAGCACCTCATCGGAGCGGAGGCGCTGTCCGCGATGAAGGACGACGCCATCCTGGTCAACTCCAGCCGCGGCGGCCTCGTCGACACCCGCGCGCTCGTCGAGGAGCTGCGGGCCGGCCGTTTCACCGGGGTCGGGCTCGACGTCTACGAGGCGGAGGCCGGACTCTTCTACGTGGACAAGTCCGTGGAGGGCATCGACGACGACACCCTCGCCCGGCTCGTCACCTTCCCCAACGTCATCGTGACCTCCCACCAGGCGTACTACACGCGTGACGCCGTGGGGCAGATCATCGACGCCACCGTGCAGAACGTCACCGACTACCTGGCGGGCCGCCGCAGCGACAACGTGCTGGTCCCGGCGCTCCCGCCGCGCTGA
- a CDS encoding anthranilate synthase family protein, with the protein MPETVPDRAEDAASVLSDLLREDAPPFALLHRRTPGRDHDTVEVLTGPVVEADRLADIPVGELPSLALVPFRQIAERGFDVRDDGTPLAVLVADQVRELPLAEVLAHLPGHGVRVEDGAFDVPDEEYEDIVRRVVEDEIGQGEGANFVIRRTFGGEIPGFGRADALALFRRLLAGERGAYWTFVVHTGNASASARPGSGGRTLVGASPEVHVRMSGGTVVMNPISGTYRYPAGGPTAESLLAFLGDRKETEELSMVVDEELKMMCTVGDMGGVVIGPRLKEMAHLAHTEYELRGKSSLDVREVLRETMFAATVTGSPVQNACRVIERYEPGGRGYYAGALALVSREPGGAQTLDSPILIRTADISARGRLRVPVGATLVRHSDPAGEVAETHAKAAGVLAALGVRPGRPESEADRPRLASDPRVQAALDDRRGGLAPFWLRMQERTRDLSGHALVVDGEDTFTAMLAHLLRSSGLTVSVRRYDEPGLRETLRAHEGPVVLGPGPGNPGDTADPKMRLLRELTAELVREHRHGLLGVCLGHELIAAELGLEIARKAVPYQGAQTRIELFGRPETVGFYNSFTALCDDAAAAELGAHGIEASRDTVSGELHALRGRDFASVQFHPESVLTLRGATIVAGLLAALPVLG; encoded by the coding sequence ATGCCCGAGACCGTGCCCGACCGTGCCGAGGACGCCGCGTCGGTCCTGTCCGACCTGCTCCGTGAGGACGCCCCTCCCTTCGCCCTGCTGCACAGGCGCACGCCCGGCCGGGACCACGACACCGTCGAGGTCCTGACCGGCCCGGTGGTCGAGGCCGACCGGCTCGCCGACATCCCGGTGGGTGAGCTGCCCTCGCTGGCCCTGGTGCCCTTCCGGCAGATCGCCGAGCGCGGTTTCGACGTGCGGGACGACGGGACCCCGCTGGCCGTGCTGGTCGCCGACCAGGTGCGTGAGCTGCCGCTGGCCGAGGTGCTCGCGCACCTGCCCGGCCACGGCGTGCGGGTCGAGGACGGCGCCTTCGACGTCCCGGACGAGGAGTACGAGGACATCGTCCGCCGGGTCGTCGAGGACGAGATCGGGCAGGGTGAGGGCGCCAACTTCGTGATCCGGCGGACCTTCGGCGGTGAGATCCCCGGCTTCGGCCGTGCCGACGCCCTGGCGCTGTTCCGGCGGCTGCTGGCCGGTGAGCGCGGTGCGTACTGGACGTTCGTCGTCCACACGGGGAACGCCTCCGCGTCGGCGCGGCCGGGGTCGGGCGGCCGGACGCTGGTCGGCGCCAGCCCTGAGGTCCATGTGCGGATGTCCGGCGGGACCGTGGTGATGAACCCGATCAGCGGGACCTACCGCTACCCGGCCGGGGGGCCGACCGCCGAGAGCCTGCTGGCCTTCCTCGGCGACCGCAAGGAGACCGAGGAGCTCTCCATGGTGGTCGACGAGGAGCTCAAGATGATGTGCACCGTCGGCGACATGGGCGGGGTCGTGATCGGGCCGCGGCTGAAGGAGATGGCCCATCTCGCGCACACGGAGTACGAGCTGCGCGGGAAGTCCTCGCTGGATGTGCGCGAGGTCCTCCGGGAGACCATGTTCGCGGCGACGGTCACCGGCTCCCCCGTCCAGAACGCATGCCGGGTGATCGAGCGGTACGAGCCGGGGGGCCGTGGCTACTACGCGGGCGCCCTGGCTCTGGTGAGCCGGGAGCCGGGCGGCGCGCAGACGCTGGACTCGCCGATCCTGATCCGTACGGCCGACATCTCGGCCCGGGGCCGGCTGCGGGTGCCGGTGGGGGCGACGCTGGTGCGCCACTCCGATCCGGCGGGTGAGGTCGCCGAGACCCACGCGAAGGCGGCCGGGGTGCTCGCGGCCCTGGGCGTGCGGCCGGGCCGTCCGGAGTCGGAGGCGGACCGTCCGCGGCTGGCCTCCGACCCGCGGGTCCAGGCGGCCCTGGACGACCGGCGCGGCGGGCTGGCCCCCTTCTGGCTGCGCATGCAGGAGCGCACGCGGGACCTCTCCGGCCACGCGCTGGTGGTCGACGGCGAGGACACCTTCACGGCGATGCTGGCGCACCTGCTGCGCTCCTCGGGCCTCACGGTGTCGGTGCGCCGGTACGACGAGCCCGGACTGCGCGAGACCCTGCGGGCCCACGAGGGGCCCGTGGTGCTGGGCCCCGGCCCCGGGAATCCGGGTGACACGGCCGATCCGAAGATGCGGCTGCTGCGGGAGCTGACCGCCGAGCTGGTGCGGGAACACCGGCACGGCCTGCTCGGCGTCTGCCTCGGCCACGAGCTGATCGCGGCGGAGCTGGGCCTGGAGATCGCACGGAAGGCCGTGCCGTACCAGGGGGCGCAGACCCGTATCGAGCTGTTCGGCAGGCCCGAGACCGTGGGCTTCTACAACAGCTTCACCGCGCTCTGCGACGACGCGGCGGCCGCGGAGCTGGGTGCGCACGGCATCGAGGCGAGCAGGGACACCGTGTCCGGCGAGCTCCACGCGCTGCGGGGCCGGGACTTCGCGTCGGTGCAGTTCCACCCGGAATCGGTGCTGACGCTGCGCGGCGCCACGATCGTGGCCGGGCTGCTGGCGGCGCTGCCGGTGCTCGGCTGA
- a CDS encoding trp operon leader peptide yields MTRGPRVRRAEPRHRGTRAAAPREGLARCGHRRRRYWRSRSHRQHYGVGERVPSGRSTHETRARPSTTSARVRGMFAQTTQNWWWTAHPAAR; encoded by the coding sequence ATGACTCGAGGTCCGCGAGTACGTCGCGCAGAGCCTCGGCATCGGGGTACTCGGGCTGCTGCGCCGCGGGAAGGTCTCGCCAGGTGTGGCCACCGGCGACGGAGGTATTGGCGTTCACGGTCACACCGACAACATTACGGGGTCGGCGAGCGCGTCCCGTCCGGCCGCTCAACACATGAGACGCGCGCTCGTCCGTCCACCACTTCCGCTAGGGTACGTGGCATGTTCGCGCAGACGACCCAGAACTGGTGGTGGACCGCTCATCCGGCGGCCCGCTGA